The genomic segment attattctctttgttttcgaTAATTTTGGCTGAGCCAAAGTCGCAAATCTTCACTTCGAAGGTTTCATTATTGATGAGAATGTTGGGCGGTTTGAGGTCCCTGTGGCAGACATTGTTGATCTGTTTTAGAGGCGAGCTACTTCTAGGTAGGCGAGAGCTTTCACGAGCTGGAAGGCGAAGATCTTGCGTTGCTGTTGGGTGATTGCTCGCTTCTTCTTCCGGCATTCCTTCATGAGGTTGTAAAGACTGGTATCCATGTGCTCCATCAGGATGAAGAGAGTGCATTCGCCGTCGATCATCTTCAGGAAGTAGTCCTTCATCTCCACGATGTTGGGATGGTCCAGTGCGAAATTATGCTCAGCTCCCGGTTCTTGTACTTGGGATCCTGCACCACCTCCTTCACCGCGTAGGTCTCTCTCGTCTTCTTGTTGATGACCTAAGTGGCATTGGCATTACCAAATACACCTTGCCGAAGGTGCCCTGCCCGATCAGCTTCAATTTCTCGTATTGGTTTTACTGAGTGGAGGAGGAAGTACGTCGTTGAAGAGACGTGAGGGTTGGCGTTTGAGGAGAGTGAGCTTGTTCTTGAGCATGGAAATTATTTTAGAAATAATggaaaatggataaaaaataTTAGCATCAGGCGCAGCGATGGTTGGAACGGAAGTGAGAAAGTGGAGAAGAGGGACTTGGGACTACCTCCAATTTAATGCAAATAGAAGATTATTATAATGGAATGGAGCTCAAATATTCCACCCATCATTATCATTCCCCTTTCACTTCAAAATAATAATCCTGCATTCTTTGCCAGCAGTGGTTGTGGGTGGTCTGGCGGTTGCGGGGTGAGATGTctgattgattttatttttgaagttaTAATCTGTTAGATGTACCGAGACTCCTCAATAAAAAAGTCGCAGAAATCCCCCAACGATAAGCTGCTCAAATCCGTATACAGCAAGCAGAAGTCGAAATCGGAATACTCGCCCAGCAACAACCGCTCCATCAGCAAGGAGCAGATCAAGCAGCAGATCAAGAAGGTAGTATACAACACCCACCAATCCCAGGAAAGACAACTCCCCTCCAGACACTGCTCCGACTACCGCGAACCGCCCATCAACAACAACCAAGAACCCAACCGACCCAACATA from the Nymphaea colorata isolate Beijing-Zhang1983 unplaced genomic scaffold, ASM883128v2 scaffold0349, whole genome shotgun sequence genome contains:
- the LOC116244851 gene encoding shaggy-related protein kinase beta, which codes for MHSLHPDGAHGYQSLQPHEGMPEEEASNHPTATQDLRLPARESSRLPRSSSPLKQINNVCHRDLKPPNILINNETFEVKICDFGSAKIIENKENNVSYICSRYYRAPELILNSTSYGCEIDMWSAGCIIVELMTLEPVFPGDSSIEQLIEIIKILGTPTREQLLAFSE